TGAGGTTCCTGCTCCAGGGAAAAATGATGTTGAGATTCTGGTGTATCCCAATCCTGTAAATGATATTTTGTATATAGAAACAACATCCCAAAACCCAAACAAGTCTGCTTACAATAGGCAAGTCCAAAATATCCAAATCATTGACCTCAACGGAAGAAATGTAATCCATACCAAACAAAGCCCCATCAACACCAGCGAGCTTTCACAGGGCATTTATTTCTACCAGGTGGAGATGATTGGCGGTGAAGTGGTGCGGGGGAAGTTTGTGAAAAAATAATATTATTTCTTAAATTGTCAGAATCGCAGATTGGTCGGATTATGGGATTGCGCGGATTGTTATTATGGATAAGGAATTGAAATACAAAGACATTACCGAAAAAATAATTGGTGCTTCATTTGAGGTACATAAGTTTCTGGGCAATGGATTTCAAGAAGTGATTTATCAGAGGGCGTTGGCCTATGAAATGTCCCAAAAGGGATTGGAATTCGCTAGGGAAATAGAACAGCAAATTTTTTATAAGGACCTACAGGAACCAATAGGGACAAGACGTGCTGATTTTGTTGTGGAAGGAAAAGTACTGGTTGAGTTAAAAGCCTTAATTCAACTGGAAGATGTTCATTTGGCCCAGGCATTAAACTATCTAAAGGCATACAGGCTCGAAGTCGGGCTATTGATAAATTTTGGTTCAAAAAGCATGACATTCAAGCGTTTAATATTAAGCCCAAAATCTGCGAAATCATGAAATCCGTAAAATTAGTGATTCAGACAATGGACAGTAACCAAACCTGATGTACGATATAGCCAATAGAAGCAGCCAAAAAATAAAGGCACACTGGGGCTAAGCACAATACCTGGGCTTAAACTTGCGCCAGCTATGAGTGTTTAAGTGAAAAATCCTTAACTTATCAGATCATTCCCAATATATACAGGGGGGGGGACAAAACCGGTTATGTGGAATTGAGCAGCGATGAAACAGGATATGTAGAGATATATTCTCCTACAGGGGTATTACTCAATACCGATAAATTATTTGGTGGTGTGAACTCAATTAATCTAGGGGGCTTACAAAAGGTGTATTTATTTATAAAATTATTGTGGACAATGAAGTCAAGACCAATAACAAATTGGTTGTGCTGGAGTAAGTTTATTGTGCTTTTAGTTTTAATACTATTACAAACCTCAACTCATGTATATTCTCAAAAAGAAGATAGAAATTGGTGCTTTGGATATAATGCTGGTATAAGCTTTACAGATATAAATACCCCAATTTCTTTTAAGACTAAATCAAAAAATTTAACAATGTCATCTTCTGTTTCTGACGGTAATGGTGTACTTGAATTTTATGTAACTGCTACGTCTTTACTTTCTCGTAAGTTTCTTTTAAGAGACTCAGACAATACTATAATACCTGGAAGTGATTCATTAAATTTTATTGATAATGGAGCATCGAGCCAAGCAATATTTAAAATAAATGACAGTACTTACTACATTTTACATGTAGGTGAGTATTTAACTCAAAATTGCCCCTATATAAGATGTCTTAACTTGTACTACTCTGTAGTTATTAAAAGTTCAACATATGGTTTTTTTGTGTCAAAGAAAAATATCTCTATTGTAAATGAACCAATAGAAACTAGGTTTACATCAGTTAAACATTCAAATGGAAATGATTGGTGGCTTTATGTACATGGTTTAAAGACTAATAACATTTCATCTACAAATCGATTTTATCGAATCTTATTAAGAAGCGATTCTATTTATATGCCTATTTATCAAGATGTAGGAACGCAACATATTAGCATGAATAGTATTTTTTCTGAAATGACTACTTCTAAAAATGGTAATTTTTTAGCATCATGTATAGATAATCAAAAAACTATAGATTTATTTAAAATCAATAGGTGTGATGGTCAGTTGGAGTTTTTTGATAATGTAACAGCAGATATAAATCCATATAGTTGTGAGTTTTCAAATAATGAGTCTAAATTATATATTACACAAGGAGTAGGTATATATTCAAATACCTTATTTCAGTTAGATTTAGACTCAAAAGATGATTCTCTTTCTAAGTTAAATTTATGGTCAACTACTGATAGTTTGGTTAGGATTGGACAATTACAGATAGGTCCTGATAATAAAATTTATATGTCCTCCGGTTATGGCAACAGCCTCCCCAATTTTCCATATAGTCCATACAATCAAAACCTAAGTGTTATCAATAATCCTGATTCTGCTGGCGTTGCATGTGACTTTCAACCTTTCAGCTTTTATTTAGGTGATAGCTCAAGGGCGCTCTTTGGTCTACCCAACATGCCAAACTACAACCTCGGCCCCACGAGCATCTATGCCGCAGATGCAGGAAATGACACCGTTTTTTGTTCAAATATTTCCAGTGGTATAAAAATAGGCATTGCAAAAGTGGAAAATGTACAGTATTCCTGGTTTCCTTCAACAGGACTGAGTAATACCTCTATAGCCCAACCTATTGCAGCTCCTTCAGAAGATACCTGGTATTACTTAACCTTAACGGACACAACAATAGAATACTCCTGTCAATCCAGAACGGATAGTGTGTTTGTGAAAGTGGAAATCTGTAGTTCAACAGAAGACTTAAACTCTTCTGAATCTAAACTGAGTATTTATCCCAACCCCACTCAAAACATCCTCTACATCAAAAGCACATCACAAAATCACGAAGTAAGAAACATCCACATCATAGACCTCAACGGAAGAAATGTAATCTATACCAAACAAAGCCCCATAAACACCAGTGAGCTTTCACAGGGCATTTATTTCTACCAGGTGGAAATGAGTGGTGGTGAAGTGGTGAGGGGAAAGTTTCTGAAAAATTGAAATGGAACGTACCCGCCCATATAGGGTCGGGCAGGTATAACGCTGATATTTATGATGATCAAAGATAGGTTTCAGCAAAGCTGAAACATAGAATCAGCGAAAACCAGCTCAATCTGCGTCATCAGTGTTCTACAACATGAAGCCCAAAATCAGCGAAATCAATAAATCCATAGAATCCGTGATCCAGACAATGGCAGCACCCAGAAAGCCGTGGTGTACGATATAGCCAATAGAAGCAGCCAAAATATAAAGGCACTTGGGCTAAGCGCAATGCCTGATTTTTTCTAAAAATCATTATATTGAAGAAACTATGGCATCACTTGATCTCAAAGAATTTTCGCGCAAATTTGACTTTCTCAGTCCAGAGGATATTGGCCTGATTATGCAACATGTACATATTGAACAATTAAAAAAAGGGGATTTTTTTATTCGTGCGGGAGAAATGAGCAGGAATATAGCATTGGTGCAGGAAGGCTTGTTGCGTTGCTTTTACATTAAAGAGAACGGGGAAGAAGTCAATGCTTTTTTTCGATGGGAAGGCACTGTTATAGGAGCTTATGAATGTATTATTAAGGAAACGGTTTCTTCGCAATATATTCAGGCCATTGAAGATTGTATATTGATGAGCATGGACTTTTCCAAGCTGGAAAAACTCTATGATGAAAACAGGAATTTGGAGCGCGCTGGAAAAATGCTTTTACAAAACACTTTGTCAGAGGCTTTACAGAAAATAGCTTCATTTATTACTGATAGCCCGGAAACACGCTATATCAAACTTCTGGAAGAGTATCCCGATTTGAACCAGCGTATTCCCAATAAATACATTGCCTCTTTCCTGGGAATTACCCCGGTTTCCCTTAGCCGCATTCGCAGCCGTATTCATAAAAGCAAGTCTGAACTTAAGTAGTACTCCTCAATTTCAATTCAAATCAAGTATTGCAAAATCCTTCCCGGAATCCTGTGCTTCCAGCATTTTTTGAGAAGTTTCCTGAATAACCTTTTCCATAAGCCCAAACTCGTAATTAATAGCGTCTTTTAATTTTTCATTGCTGTAGCCGTAATTTCTTTGTGTCAGTTTTATTGTAGCCCGATTGATAACAGGTTCACTTCCGGTAAACAGGGATTTGATTCTGTCTAATCCCCAGCCGAGATAAATCATAGGGCCGTTTAGGGGAATGGTGGGTGGCTTTTTGCCCATTGCAAGTGCTATTTGAGAAAAAACACTTCTATAGCTCAGGTTGTCGGTATTTACTATAAATCGCTGCCTGTTGATATTACTTTCCATGAGTTCTATAGCGACTTTTGCCACATCGCGTACATCTACATAACCATTGCTGCCTTTGGGATAAAAGGACAGCCCTTCATATACCCGTTGAAAAATTTTCACCGATGAGTCACTCCATTTTCCTGCCCCCAATACAAAAGAGGGGTTGATGATCACTGCGGAAAGCCCTTCTGCCATTCCGCGCCATACTTCCATTTCTGCCAGGTATTTGCTAAATCCATAAGGGGAGTTTGTGCCGTCTTCTTCCCATTGTTGCTCTTCTGTGAGCAACTCATCTGATTTTGCTTTGCCAATGGCTGCTACCGAGCTGACATGCAGCAATTTTTTGACGTTTTTCTCCAAGGCTGTGTTCACAACATTGGCAGTGCCTTCTACATTTACTTTGAAGAGTGCTTTTTCTTTTTGCTTGCTATATGAAACTACTGCCGCAGAATGATAGACTTTTTCAATGCCATCCATTGCTTCAGCAAGCGAGTCAACTTCAAGAATATCTCCTTCAACCCATTCTATCTCATTTTGACTTTCGCCCAAAAGCGAAAGATCACTGGTTTTTCTTTTTAAGGCCCTTACTTCAAATCCTTCTTTCAATAAATAGCGGCACAAATAGGAACCCACAAAACCGGAAGCACCGGTAACCAATACTTTCATACTCAATTAAACTTTAATTTTTTTTCTGTACCCTGGTAAATTGCTCCACCCACGCTATCGGCTTTGGCACCCGTGACTGCACTTAGGCAATTCACCTCATTTCTTACTCTCAAAACCCCCATCAGCGCCATCAATAGTGCTTCTTTAAATTGTATGGTTTCTTCATCTGGGATTATTACTGAAACAGGTGCTTTTTCATCTATCAATTCTATCAGATACTTATTAAGAGCCCCACCGCCTGTGGCGAGCATTTTTTCATCGGTTTTCAGTTCTACGCCTTCATTTTCAGCTATCTGCGCTATTCCCCTGGCAATTTGATGACTGATATGTTCGCTGAGCGTCCGCAGTTTGTCCGGTACAGGATTTTTGTAGCGCGCAACAAGCGGAGCCATTACTTTACTCACCCAACCTCCGCTTAGGCTTTTAGGATAAGCCTTAGCATAGTAATGAGAGAGGTTTAAATCATTGTATAATGGTTCTATAATTTGCCCCGAACGCGCAATATCACCGTCTTTATCAAAGTCAAGGTGCATTTTTCCAGCCAGTTTGTTTAATATCAAATTTACAGGTGTAATATCAAATGCTACTTTTGGTTGTCCATTTTCCTGATAGGTAATATTGGAAATACCTCCCAAGTTAATTAAAAAACGATAGCTGTTAAAAAACAATTGGTCTGCAATAGGGGCTATGGGTGTGCCCTGACCGGTTAAAGCCACATCTATATGCCTGAAATCGGAAATAACCGGTAATCCTGTATGCACCGCAATGGCCGATGGGTCTCCTATTTGAGAGGTGAAACCATTATCGGGCTGATGAAAAATCGTTTGACCATGCGAGGCGATAAAATCAATTTGATCAAAAAGCTGATGTTTTTCAATAAAGGATTTTACAAGTTCCCCAAAATAATGGCCCAAAAATGCATGTGTTTTAATATAAGTGACTGCATTTTGTAACACCAGTTTTTCTAAGCGCAATTTCCATTTTGGAGTAAAAGGGATGGTTTCGGCTATTTTGATTTGATATGACCATGCCCCGTTGTCGTGTACAATTTCACAATAGGCAATGTCCAATCCATCTAAAGAACTCCCCGACATTAATCCAACTACGTTATAAGTTTCCATGATAATGTGTTTTTGCAATAATCCACTCTTAGAAGTATCTCAATTTCAAGAATAATAGTAAATATAGTATTATCTGCTAAACGACAAAATTCAATAGGTTTCTGAGCCTAAGTTTAAAAACATAGGTATAATAACGTATTTTGCTGCTTTCGCAATATAGGAAAGGGTCAATCTAAATAATGTATTTATTTATTCTTGTTTCAATGTTATGTTCCTGGCTTCCATAATACATAAATTCCTTAAACCTATGTAAACATTGAATTTATTGAGATTAAAGCACAATTATTTTTTGAACTTTCAGTAGTACCCCAAATGTAATTTTGCATAAATTATCAGAGAATTTACAATAGAAATATTTCAATAAAATTTTTTAAAAAATACTGAAAAGAATTGTTTTCTTATTTATATGCTTCAACGAGATTGGTGTTTTCACCTATTAATAGAATTTTTTACACGTGATTCCAATGCAGGTAAATTTTCTGGAATTGGAATGGGTGAAAAATCAATTATCAATAGTCCGGTAAATTTTGCCTTGAAAGGATATGCCCAAGACGATAAATGTCTTGGCAGGTCAAGACGACAGTGTCTCGGAAAGCCAAAACGACAAGTGTCTCGGCAAGCCAAAACACATCCTTGTTGATATTTCGCTCTTTCAGGGTTTGTGTTGTTAGCCCTGAAAAGAAATATGAAAAACAAAGGGTGCACAGCCCTTTGTTTATTCTATGTAAGGGTTTAATCTTCCTTTTCGGGAATGGGTGACAGTACAAAACTATCCATAAACTTTGTAGTGAAATTGCCATTTCGGAAGTCTTCATTTTTCATCAACTGCTGATGGAAGGGAATCGTGGTTTTTACTCCCTCAAGAATAAATTCACCCAAAGCTCTTTCCATTTTGGCAATGGCTTCTTCCCTTGTCTTTGCCCGGCAAATGACTTTGGCCAGCATTGAATCGTAAAAAGGCGGAATGGTATATCCGGCATATACATGCGTGTCAACTCTTACACCATGTCCTTTGGGTGTATGGAGATACGTGATTTTTCCGGGACAGGGTTGAAAGTTTTTGAAAGGATCTTCAGCATTGATTCTACATTCTATAGCGTGCATTTGAGGGTAGAAATTCTTTCCGCTTATCTTTTCTCCTGCTGCTATTAAAATTTGCTCTTTTACAAGGTCGTAATCAATTACTTCTTCAGTTACCGGATGTTCTACCTGTATTCGGGTATTCATTTCCATAAAGTAAAATTTCTTGTGCTTATCTACGAGAAATTCTACAGTCCCCAAACTTTCATAATTAATAGCCTTAGCTGCTTTGATTGCGGCCTGTCCCATTTTCTCCCGCAGCTTGTCGTCCATAAAGGGAGATGGGGATTCCTCTACCAGCTTTTGCATTCTGCGCTGAATAGAGCAATCTCGTTCTGAAAGATGTGCTACTGTTCCGTATTGGTCACCGGCAATTTGAATTTCAATATGACGCGGGTCTTCCACAAATTTTTCTACATAAATACCGTCATTGCTGAATGAAGATTTGGCTTCTTTTTTGGCTTTTTCAAATTCTTCTTCAAATTCTCCTTTGCTCCAAACTACCCTAATGCCTTTTCCGCCACCTCCGGCAGTAGCTTTTATAATTACCGGGTAGCCAATGTCTTTTGCGAGCTTGAGTCCGTGTTTGGTGTTTTCTATCAATCCTTCTGAGCCCGGTACTACAGGTACACCAGCATCTATCATTGTTTGCTTGGCGGTGATTTTATCGCCCATTTTTCGGATCATCTCAGAATTGGGGCCAATAAATTTTATCTTGTATTCGGCACAGATATCGGCAAATTCAGCATTTTCAGCTAAAAAGCCATATCCGGGATGAATGGCATCTGCATTGGTGATTTCGGCAGCAGCCATGATATTTGGAATCTGCAAATAGGAAAGCGCACTACTTGCAGGGCCTATACAAACTGCTTCATCTGCAAAACGAACGTGCAAACTTTCCTTATCAGCCGCAGAATAAACTGCTACGGTTTCTATACCCAGCTCTTTGCAGGTTCTGATAATGCGAAGGGCAATTTCTCCCCTATTGGCTATCAGTATTTTTTTGAACATAAAATATGCGGGGTTATAAAGGGTCGATTAAGAATAATTCCTGATCGTATTCTACTGGAGATGCATCTTCCACCAGAATTTTCACGACTTTGCCTTCCACTTCCGATTCAATTTCATTGAACAATTTCATGGCTTCTACAATGCAGGTAACCTGGCCTTTGCTAATAGTATCTCCTACTTTTATAAAAGGTGGCTTATCGGGCGATGCCGAGCGGTAAAATGTGCCAATCATTGGTGATTTAACGGTAATGTAGTTGCTTGAATCAGCAGTTTTCTCGCTTTCTGTTGAAGTGTTTTCTTCTGTTTCTTTTGGAGATTCACTGCTGTTGCTTTTTCCTCCATTACTGTTTGTCTCTGCCGGAGCAGAAGCAACAGGAGTTGTTTGAACAACAGGACTTTGTTGAACTCCTAAGGTTTTGCCTATAAAGTCTTTGGTCTTAAGAGATATTTTAAAGTTGTCCTGCTCAATTTTTAATTCACCGAGATCGGATTTGCTTACAAGTTTTATCAGATCCTGAATTTGTTTGAAGGTCATAGTTATTTTTTTACTCTTTCCACGTAAGATTTTGATTTCGTATCTACTTTGATCAATTCATCCTGATTGACAAAAAGCGGAACATTAATTTCAGCACCGGTTTCTAAAGTAGCCGGTTTTGTAGTGTTAGTAGCAGTATCGCCTTTTACCCCTGGTTCTGAATAGGTGATTTGCAATTCAATAAATTGCGGCAATTCACAAGCCAAAGGAGTTTCTGTTTCTGCATGGTATAATATCTCTACATCCTGTCCCTCTTTTAAAAACTCGGGGCTGTCAATCATGGATTCATTTAGTTGGATTTGCTCATAGTTTTCATTGTTCATAAAATGATAGCCCATATCGTCTTTGTAAAGAAACTGAAATTTTCTGTGCTCAATTCTCGCTGTAGTAATTTTATGGCCTGCCGGAAATGTGTGTTCCAAGCCTTTTCCAGTATTAAGACTTTTGAGCCTTGTCCTTACGAAAGCATTGCCTTTTCCCGGTTTCACATGCTGAAATTCGACAACTTGCCACAAGTCATTGTTCATTTCAATACACAGGCCATTTCGGATATCAGAAGTATTTGCCATTAATTTTTGTTTCAGTAGTTAATGTGAATTTATTTAAAAATTATTTGGAATCATAAGCCCATTTGAGATAAATGGCTCCCCAGGTAAAACCACCGCCAAATGCAGCAAGTATGATTTTATCTCCTTTCTTAAACTTACTTTCCCATTCCCAAAGGCACAGAGGAATAGTGGCATTGGTCGTGTTGCCATAGCGTTCAATATTCACCAAAACTTTTTCATCGGGCAATTCCAGCGCATTTTTTGTAGCATCAATAATTCTTTTATTGGCCTGATGCGGTACCAGCCAGTCGATATCTTCTGATTTCAGATTGTTTCGCTCTAAGATTCTGCGGGAAGCATCGGCCATATGGGTTACGGCAAATTTGAAAACCTGCTTGCCTTCCTGATAGACATAATGCAGTTTGTCATCTACTGTTTGATGGGTAGGGGGCATTTTAGATCCCCCTGCTTTTTGGTGTAGGTGTTCTGCTCCGGCTCCATCGGATTTTAGCCAGAAATCTTTTATTCCCAAATCTGCATCTTCAGATCTTTCCATTAAAACAGCGCCTGCGGCATCTCCAAAGATTACACAGGTTTTGCGGTCTTCATAATCTATAATGGAGGACATTTTGTCGGCACCTACTACTATAATTTTCTTATAAGTACCACACTGAATGAATTGCGAGGCTGTGGAAAGCGCATAAATAAAGCCCGAGCATGCTGCATTCAGATCGAAGCCAAAAGCTTCGCTGAGCCCTGTTTTATCTGCTATAATATTTGCTGAAGCGGGGAAAACCATATCGGGAGTAACCGTGGCACAAATAATCAGGTCGATATCCTTTGGATTGGTTTTGGTTTTTGTAAGCAATTGCCGAACGGCAGGAATGGCCATTTCGGTCATGCCTTTTTGTTTGCCTTTTAGAATTCGTCTTTCCTGGATACCCGTTCTACTCGTGATCCATTCTTCATTGGTTTCTACCAATTCTTCTAATAGCTTGTTGCTCAGACGAAAATCTGGCACAAAACATTCTACACCCTTGATTGCTGCTGTATATTGCTGCATCAGAAATTTTAAACAATTCCTGCTAAAGTAAAAAAGAAACTTGAATCACAAGACAATACCTATTCTTCTACAGGAGTGTCAATAAGTAATTTGCCTTTGTAGTAGAGCTTGCCATCTACTTCATAAGCCTGGTGTCTTTTGTGAGCAGCACCGGTGACTTTGCATGTAACTATGTGAGGCACAGCTGCCTTCACATGGGTTCTTCTTTTGTCTCTTCTTTGTTTGGATATCTTTCTCTTAGGATGTGCCATGATTCCTTTATTTTTTTATTTTTTTTAATGCTGACCATCTCGGGTCTATATCATCATTTTCATTTTGCTCCTCAGAGCCTTTGTCTTTGTGTTTGTTGATATATTTGAGCATATCCGGATTACAGTATTTTGTTTTCCCTGGATTGGGACAAACGCGCTGCAGCGGAATACTCAGCTCTATAAATTCATAGATCAATTGCTTTAGATCAAGATGTGTTTCTTGCCTGTTTATAAAGACAACATCGGGATCTTCGCTTTCTTCATTCTCCTGATCAGTGAGTTTTACAAAGATTTTATACTCATCCAATAATTCCTGGGGATATTGTTCCAAACAGCGATCGCATGCAGTAAGCAAATAGCCCTGAATATTAAACTTGAGCTCGAAATGGCTGCTTTTTTTGTTGAATTCAATATCAACGGCAATATCAGCTTTTTCGACTTCTTCAATATCAACAGTTTCAAAGAACTTTTCCGTAATCTTAAAATCAAAAGTATGAAGACCTTCCTTTAGTCCTACATAGGGGATGCGGTAAATATTATGATCCCTGCTCATGAATTGATTTTATATCAAACGGTCGGCAAAGTTACTAAAACTTAATTTTAATCAAAACTATTTTTCCGCTGTTTTCCTCAAAGGATTGGCAATGCTTTCTTCATAAGCTTTTCTATTCAATACAATATCTCTTGCCAGCAAAATTGCAGCGCGCATAGAATCAGGTGAAGCTTCTCCTTTTCCCGCAATGTCAAATGCTGTTCCATGATCGGGAGAAGTGCGTACGAAAGGCAATCCGGCAGTATAATTCACCCCCTGTCCAAATTCAAGTGTTTTAAAAGCCACAAGTCCCTGATCGTGATACATGGCCAGTACGGCATCAAATTTATTGAAACTCCCTGCGCCCATAAAGCCATCGGCAGGGTAGGGGCCGAATGCCAAAATTCCAGCTTCTTTTGCTTTTTCTATTGCTGGAATGATCTGCTCTTTTTCTTCTTTGCCCAAAAGACCGCCATCTCCTGCATGTGGATTGAGGCCGAAAACAGCAATTTTCGGTTTATGGATGGCGAAATCGCGCTCCAGGGATTTGTTCAGCAGTTCCAGTTTTTTAAGAATTTTCCCTGTGTTGATACTTGCGGCAACTTCTTCGAGAGGGAGATGGTTGCTTTGAAGGCCTATTTTTATTCTGTCGCCAACAAGCAACATCAGAGATTCGCTGACACTAAAATAGTCACTGATATATTCGGTATGTCCGCTGAATTTTTTGTCTTTCAGCTCAATGCTGCTTTTATCAATTGGTGCAGTAACCATTGCATCAATCTGCCCATCTTTCAAATCATTGAGGCAGGCATCTATTGCTTTCAGGGCATTGGCTCCGGCTTGTTTTGAGCTTTGCCCGATATTGACAATAATATTTTCGTCAAACACATCCAGCACATTGATCATTTTTTCCTTTAGTGATTTCTTTTGTTCATCATTTAAAACCTGATGATTGATATGTTCGAGTTGCAAGGCTTTTTTGTGATAACTCATCACTTTGGCAGAGGAATAGAGCAGTGGAGTAACAAATTGATAGATTCTGTTGTCCTGAAAACTTTTTAGGGTTACTTCCGGTGCAATGCTGTTAAAATCACCACCGCTAATCCCGATTTTTACTTTTTTAAAATCATGTTCTTTTCCCTTCATTCCTAATTTGTTCTTTTTGATAAATAGTCAAACAACAACCTTGTTCCCACGCCTGTACCGTTTTTTAATCTGTAGGCATCAGGGCTGTCGAAAAAGGCCATGCTTGCAATGTCAATGTGCATCCAGGGATACTCCGTAAAATACTGAAGAAAAATCCCTGCTGTTATGGCGCCTGCAGATGCTCCACCAACATTTTTTATATCGGCAATATCAGATTGAATCATCTTTTTGTATTCTTCCCAAAGTGGTAATTCTACCAATCGTTCGTGCACATGATTGCCCGATTCCTGCAGTTTTTCTTTCTCTGGTTTAGAACTATTGCCCATAAAAACCACTCCTTCTTTGCCTACAGCACGAGCAGCAGATCCGGTTAATGTGGCAAGGTCAATAACCATTTCAGGGTCATATCTTTTGGCATAGCTCAGTGCATCTGCCAGTAGCATGCGGCCTTCTGCATCTGTATTGAGTACTTCTACACTCATTCCATTATGCATTTTTATTAC
This region of Chitinophagales bacterium genomic DNA includes:
- a CDS encoding GxxExxY protein, with the protein product MDKELKYKDITEKIIGASFEVHKFLGNGFQEVIYQRALAYEMSQKGLEFAREIEQQIFYKDLQEPIGTRRADFVVEGKVLVELKALIQLEDVHLAQALNYLKAYRLEVGLLINFGSKSMTFKRLILSPKSAKS
- a CDS encoding T9SS type A sorting domain-containing protein; its protein translation is MELSSDETGYVEIYSPTGVLLNTDKLFGGVNSINLGGLQKVYLFIKLLWTMKSRPITNWLCWSKFIVLLVLILLQTSTHVYSQKEDRNWCFGYNAGISFTDINTPISFKTKSKNLTMSSSVSDGNGVLEFYVTATSLLSRKFLLRDSDNTIIPGSDSLNFIDNGASSQAIFKINDSTYYILHVGEYLTQNCPYIRCLNLYYSVVIKSSTYGFFVSKKNISIVNEPIETRFTSVKHSNGNDWWLYVHGLKTNNISSTNRFYRILLRSDSIYMPIYQDVGTQHISMNSIFSEMTTSKNGNFLASCIDNQKTIDLFKINRCDGQLEFFDNVTADINPYSCEFSNNESKLYITQGVGIYSNTLFQLDLDSKDDSLSKLNLWSTTDSLVRIGQLQIGPDNKIYMSSGYGNSLPNFPYSPYNQNLSVINNPDSAGVACDFQPFSFYLGDSSRALFGLPNMPNYNLGPTSIYAADAGNDTVFCSNISSGIKIGIAKVENVQYSWFPSTGLSNTSIAQPIAAPSEDTWYYLTLTDTTIEYSCQSRTDSVFVKVEICSSTEDLNSSESKLSIYPNPTQNILYIKSTSQNHEVRNIHIIDLNGRNVIYTKQSPINTSELSQGIYFYQVEMSGGEVVRGKFLKN
- a CDS encoding Crp/Fnr family transcriptional regulator — translated: MASLDLKEFSRKFDFLSPEDIGLIMQHVHIEQLKKGDFFIRAGEMSRNIALVQEGLLRCFYIKENGEEVNAFFRWEGTVIGAYECIIKETVSSQYIQAIEDCILMSMDFSKLEKLYDENRNLERAGKMLLQNTLSEALQKIASFITDSPETRYIKLLEEYPDLNQRIPNKYIASFLGITPVSLSRIRSRIHKSKSELK
- a CDS encoding SDR family NAD(P)-dependent oxidoreductase, yielding MKVLVTGASGFVGSYLCRYLLKEGFEVRALKRKTSDLSLLGESQNEIEWVEGDILEVDSLAEAMDGIEKVYHSAAVVSYSKQKEKALFKVNVEGTANVVNTALEKNVKKLLHVSSVAAIGKAKSDELLTEEQQWEEDGTNSPYGFSKYLAEMEVWRGMAEGLSAVIINPSFVLGAGKWSDSSVKIFQRVYEGLSFYPKGSNGYVDVRDVAKVAIELMESNINRQRFIVNTDNLSYRSVFSQIALAMGKKPPTIPLNGPMIYLGWGLDRIKSLFTGSEPVINRATIKLTQRNYGYSNEKLKDAINYEFGLMEKVIQETSQKMLEAQDSGKDFAILDLN
- a CDS encoding anhydro-N-acetylmuramic acid kinase, producing the protein METYNVVGLMSGSSLDGLDIAYCEIVHDNGAWSYQIKIAETIPFTPKWKLRLEKLVLQNAVTYIKTHAFLGHYFGELVKSFIEKHQLFDQIDFIASHGQTIFHQPDNGFTSQIGDPSAIAVHTGLPVISDFRHIDVALTGQGTPIAPIADQLFFNSYRFLINLGGISNITYQENGQPKVAFDITPVNLILNKLAGKMHLDFDKDGDIARSGQIIEPLYNDLNLSHYYAKAYPKSLSGGWVSKVMAPLVARYKNPVPDKLRTLSEHISHQIARGIAQIAENEGVELKTDEKMLATGGGALNKYLIELIDEKAPVSVIIPDEETIQFKEALLMALMGVLRVRNEVNCLSAVTGAKADSVGGAIYQGTEKKLKFN
- the accC gene encoding acetyl-CoA carboxylase biotin carboxylase subunit, whose product is MFKKILIANRGEIALRIIRTCKELGIETVAVYSAADKESLHVRFADEAVCIGPASSALSYLQIPNIMAAAEITNADAIHPGYGFLAENAEFADICAEYKIKFIGPNSEMIRKMGDKITAKQTMIDAGVPVVPGSEGLIENTKHGLKLAKDIGYPVIIKATAGGGGKGIRVVWSKGEFEEEFEKAKKEAKSSFSNDGIYVEKFVEDPRHIEIQIAGDQYGTVAHLSERDCSIQRRMQKLVEESPSPFMDDKLREKMGQAAIKAAKAINYESLGTVEFLVDKHKKFYFMEMNTRIQVEHPVTEEVIDYDLVKEQILIAAGEKISGKNFYPQMHAIECRINAEDPFKNFQPCPGKITYLHTPKGHGVRVDTHVYAGYTIPPFYDSMLAKVICRAKTREEAIAKMERALGEFILEGVKTTIPFHQQLMKNEDFRNGNFTTKFMDSFVLSPIPEKED
- the accB gene encoding acetyl-CoA carboxylase biotin carboxyl carrier protein — translated: MTFKQIQDLIKLVSKSDLGELKIEQDNFKISLKTKDFIGKTLGVQQSPVVQTTPVASAPAETNSNGGKSNSSESPKETEENTSTESEKTADSSNYITVKSPMIGTFYRSASPDKPPFIKVGDTISKGQVTCIVEAMKLFNEIESEVEGKVVKILVEDASPVEYDQELFLIDPL
- the efp gene encoding elongation factor P; translated protein: MANTSDIRNGLCIEMNNDLWQVVEFQHVKPGKGNAFVRTRLKSLNTGKGLEHTFPAGHKITTARIEHRKFQFLYKDDMGYHFMNNENYEQIQLNESMIDSPEFLKEGQDVEILYHAETETPLACELPQFIELQITYSEPGVKGDTATNTTKPATLETGAEINVPLFVNQDELIKVDTKSKSYVERVKK
- a CDS encoding beta-ketoacyl-ACP synthase III, which encodes MQQYTAAIKGVECFVPDFRLSNKLLEELVETNEEWITSRTGIQERRILKGKQKGMTEMAIPAVRQLLTKTKTNPKDIDLIICATVTPDMVFPASANIIADKTGLSEAFGFDLNAACSGFIYALSTASQFIQCGTYKKIIVVGADKMSSIIDYEDRKTCVIFGDAAGAVLMERSEDADLGIKDFWLKSDGAGAEHLHQKAGGSKMPPTHQTVDDKLHYVYQEGKQVFKFAVTHMADASRRILERNNLKSEDIDWLVPHQANKRIIDATKNALELPDEKVLVNIERYGNTTNATIPLCLWEWESKFKKGDKIILAAFGGGFTWGAIYLKWAYDSK